The Corynebacterium simulans genome contains a region encoding:
- a CDS encoding metal-dependent transcriptional regulator — protein MHLSDLPERTQDYLKALWDLSEHSGGAPIALKELAGRLNQKVPTASEAVKRLVAQGLVEHERYAGVSLTPEGQALSMGMVRRHRLLETFLVKELGYTWDEVHEDADLLEHACSDRFIDRLDQHLGHPQRDPHGDPIPDAQGSIEDLGTLTLDDVPLHTPVTIERVCDGDTELLRYLDSHGVGLGVEVVVDSRVAGLLNLHAGDKEFSLAEVAAADVTVRANET, from the coding sequence ATGCACTTAAGCGATCTCCCTGAACGTACCCAGGACTACCTCAAAGCCCTGTGGGACCTCTCCGAGCACTCTGGCGGCGCGCCCATCGCGCTCAAAGAACTGGCGGGGCGATTGAACCAAAAGGTGCCCACGGCGTCCGAAGCCGTAAAGCGTCTCGTTGCCCAAGGGCTGGTGGAACACGAGCGCTACGCTGGCGTTTCGCTGACCCCAGAGGGGCAGGCACTGTCCATGGGCATGGTCCGCCGCCATCGTCTCCTCGAGACCTTCCTGGTTAAAGAACTGGGGTACACCTGGGACGAGGTTCACGAGGACGCCGATCTCCTCGAGCATGCATGCTCCGATCGCTTCATCGATCGCCTCGATCAGCACCTGGGCCATCCTCAGCGCGATCCCCACGGCGATCCCATCCCCGATGCGCAGGGCAGCATCGAGGACCTTGGCACGCTCACGCTTGACGACGTCCCCCTTCACACCCCTGTCACCATCGAGCGGGTATGCGACGGGGACACCGAGCTGTTGCGCTATCTCGACAGCCACGGCGTCGGCTTGGGCGTCGAGGTCGTAGTTGATTCCCGCGTTGCGGGCCTGCTCAACCTGCACGCAGGGGACAAGGAGTTCTCCCTTGCGGAAGTCGCGGCCGCCGACGTGACAGTGCGCGCTAACGAAACCTAA
- a CDS encoding metal ABC transporter permease: MEQILFAPYLRNAFLFLLCLSIAGAAISVLVNLRRMEFTVEALVHSVFPGIVVGLIVGGIPGIVPGAAAVATVTVLVLASLGSGRRQSARKLDMEAGTAVVLTFMYGIGVVISLAYGDKSGQLEALMFGRLLDVTQSRLATSVTLCVIAALLILTTWRMQILVAFDTAAARAMGVNVAAYELIANIAVGLIVVAASSAVGVLLVIGFIVIPGLSARLIAGSPRSMCFWAAGLSTLAVVVGFAIMLSQTTHQISPQAIVSLMLVATVPLAGLKGVFS; this comes from the coding sequence ATGGAGCAGATTCTCTTCGCCCCGTACCTGCGCAATGCTTTCCTCTTCCTGCTGTGCCTATCGATTGCGGGAGCTGCCATTAGCGTCCTCGTTAATCTCCGCCGCATGGAATTTACGGTGGAAGCCCTCGTGCACTCGGTTTTTCCGGGCATCGTGGTAGGGCTCATCGTGGGCGGCATCCCGGGCATCGTGCCGGGTGCGGCCGCGGTGGCCACGGTGACGGTGCTGGTGCTGGCTTCTCTGGGTTCTGGGCGGCGCCAGTCAGCGCGGAAGCTGGATATGGAAGCCGGAACGGCCGTGGTACTGACCTTTATGTACGGCATCGGCGTGGTCATCAGTTTGGCCTATGGCGACAAGTCCGGGCAGCTGGAGGCACTCATGTTTGGCCGGCTTCTCGACGTCACGCAGTCCAGGCTGGCAACCTCCGTCACGCTCTGCGTGATTGCGGCACTGCTCATCCTGACAACCTGGCGCATGCAGATTCTCGTCGCTTTCGATACAGCAGCGGCCCGCGCCATGGGCGTCAACGTGGCGGCTTATGAGCTCATTGCGAATATCGCGGTTGGCCTAATCGTGGTGGCAGCTAGCTCGGCAGTGGGTGTGTTGCTGGTTATCGGTTTTATTGTCATTCCAGGCCTCTCAGCGCGCTTGATCGCAGGATCCCCGCGCAGCATGTGCTTTTGGGCTGCGGGTTTGTCCACGCTGGCAGTGGTGGTGGGATTTGCCATCATGTTGTCCCAAACCACGCATCAGATTTCGCCGCAGGCAATTGTCAGCTTGATGCTGGTTGCCACCGTGCCGCTAGCAGGCTTGAAGGGGGTATTTAGCTGA
- a CDS encoding metal ABC transporter ATP-binding protein encodes MSSPLVTLHNATCGYGARDILTDVDLEIRAGEAVALLGSNGAGKSTLLKAITGLAALRGMATIDASLGYVPQYQDSDLSFPVTAYKVVEMGLLPSVSWWHRCTSMRSYRDCVLNALRQVGMEHLAETRFGQLSGGQRQRVLIARALVSAPELVLLDEPFNGLDQESRRILIQIIADLKEAGIALLVSTHDPILAQHTCDWAAFVLDGKVRTMGTEEAVETYMEQGARL; translated from the coding sequence ATGTCTTCCCCATTAGTCACTCTGCACAATGCCACCTGCGGCTATGGCGCCCGGGATATCCTCACCGACGTTGACCTTGAGATCCGCGCGGGCGAGGCCGTGGCGCTCCTAGGTTCCAACGGCGCGGGCAAATCTACCCTGCTCAAGGCAATCACTGGCCTGGCTGCCTTGCGCGGCATGGCCACCATCGACGCCTCGCTCGGATACGTCCCGCAGTACCAAGACTCCGACCTGAGCTTTCCCGTCACGGCTTACAAGGTCGTGGAAATGGGCCTTTTGCCCTCAGTGAGCTGGTGGCACAGGTGCACGAGCATGCGTAGCTACCGCGACTGCGTACTCAATGCCCTGCGACAAGTGGGGATGGAGCACCTCGCCGAGACGCGGTTTGGCCAGCTCTCGGGTGGGCAACGCCAGCGCGTGCTCATCGCGCGCGCGTTGGTTTCGGCCCCGGAGCTGGTGCTTCTCGACGAACCCTTCAACGGGCTTGATCAAGAAAGTCGCCGAATCCTGATTCAGATCATTGCGGATCTCAAGGAAGCAGGAATCGCCCTGCTCGTCTCCACTCACGACCCCATCTTGGCGCAGCACACCTGCGACTGGGCGGCGTTTGTGCTCGACGGCAAGGTCCGCACCATGGGAACCGAGGAAGCAGTGGAAACCTATATGGAGCAAGGCGCGCGACTGTGA
- a CDS encoding DUF4229 domain-containing protein, producing MTDTSSAHNPEPPAPDPELRRRSRAALWKYGLARLVLFILLTVVIELIAILAGFPIPVLLAALLALFVALPLSMLVFKKWRVEATETLAEYSAQRKAHKAWVQAELAGR from the coding sequence ATGACTGATACTTCTTCTGCACATAATCCGGAGCCGCCGGCACCCGATCCCGAGCTGCGCCGCCGCTCCCGCGCCGCGCTTTGGAAGTACGGCTTGGCCCGCCTGGTGCTTTTTATCCTGCTCACGGTGGTCATCGAGCTCATCGCCATCCTGGCAGGTTTCCCCATTCCAGTACTGCTCGCAGCGCTGCTTGCCCTATTCGTGGCGCTGCCGCTGTCGATGCTCGTGTTTAAGAAATGGCGCGTAGAAGCCACCGAGACCTTGGCTGAGTATTCCGCTCAGCGCAAGGCTCATAAGGCCTGGGTCCAGGCTGAGCTAGCCGGCCGTTAA
- a CDS encoding metal ABC transporter permease yields the protein MGLSHLDPEILRLPLLEAIAVGCLSGLVGTLMVMGKRVFFAESLSHGIFPGAVLGVVVANLLSLNLSTGLMVGAALFCLPLAWLMRWLSTVEGISSTAAAGVTLTLGFSLGILLLRWFQPLPIHVDSFLVGSLTTVNAQDVWFVGALVVVSLGVLVAFRRTLVSFYFDQTSFRAQGGKPGRYDLLTLTLISVTMVVVIPAVGTILSLALLVAPAAALQPWIKHPTQLMLGAGIAGIALACGGLWLAAALSLSAGGCIAVLAGVFYLLSMGLRALL from the coding sequence ATGGGACTGTCTCATCTTGATCCAGAGATCCTGCGGTTGCCCCTCCTTGAGGCCATCGCTGTGGGATGTTTATCTGGCTTAGTTGGAACCTTGATGGTCATGGGCAAGCGCGTCTTTTTCGCCGAGAGCCTGTCGCACGGAATCTTCCCCGGCGCGGTGCTCGGTGTAGTAGTGGCCAACCTTCTGAGCTTGAATCTCTCCACGGGTTTGATGGTGGGCGCGGCACTGTTTTGCCTGCCTTTGGCCTGGCTTATGCGGTGGTTGAGTACCGTCGAAGGCATTTCTTCGACCGCTGCCGCCGGCGTGACGCTCACCTTGGGATTTTCCCTGGGCATCTTGTTGCTGCGCTGGTTCCAACCGCTACCTATCCACGTGGATAGCTTTCTCGTGGGCTCGCTGACCACTGTCAATGCGCAGGATGTCTGGTTTGTCGGCGCCCTGGTGGTGGTCAGCCTTGGCGTGCTGGTGGCATTTCGCCGGACGTTGGTCTCCTTCTACTTCGACCAGACATCCTTCCGTGCACAAGGCGGAAAGCCCGGCCGCTATGACTTGCTTACCCTCACGCTTATCAGCGTGACCATGGTGGTGGTGATTCCCGCGGTGGGCACTATCTTGTCCCTGGCGCTGCTGGTAGCCCCGGCGGCGGCGTTACAGCCGTGGATCAAGCACCCGACCCAGCTCATGCTCGGTGCCGGTATCGCGGGCATTGCGCTGGCATGCGGCGGGCTCTGGCTGGCGGCCGCACTCAGTTTGTCGGCGGGCGGCTGCATCGCGGTGCTGGCGGGTGTGTTCTATTTGCTCAGCATGGGGCTGCGCGCCTTGCTCTAA
- a CDS encoding helix-turn-helix domain-containing protein gives MPDTHKPRNKQGKPAGDNPQLLAIGAEFAARRRELGILQQQLADAAGVSRSTLHTIEHGGSGVRWEKVTAVAEALGLEMSFQPRA, from the coding sequence GTGCCTGATACGCATAAGCCAAGAAATAAGCAGGGAAAGCCAGCAGGCGATAACCCGCAGCTGCTGGCTATCGGCGCGGAGTTCGCAGCTCGCCGCCGCGAGCTCGGTATCCTGCAGCAGCAACTGGCTGATGCCGCGGGCGTATCTCGCTCCACTTTGCACACCATCGAGCATGGCGGTAGCGGTGTGCGCTGGGAGAAGGTCACCGCGGTCGCGGAGGCCCTTGGCCTTGAGATGAGCTTCCAGCCGCGCGCTTAG
- the menE gene encoding o-succinylbenzoate--CoA ligase: protein MTHILAPLPVDPRNPAAILDELEKAIAGQTTLLPLPAADRTRAELLRNHMRASESIAEDIALVVVTSGSTGTPKGAQLSPLNLVASADATHSFLGGPGQWLLAMPAHHIAGIQVLVRSLVAGVEPLCLDLSQGFNITEFARAAEELAHTEDRMYTALTPMQLHKALDSLDGIQALRRFNSILVGGAAPHPQLLESARKLDITVVTTYGSSETAGGCVYNGTPLPGTEVRIGDDNRIFLGGPTIAQGYRNVESRDFVDGWFATSDAGELDAHGQLTVTGRLDNIINSGGLKLHPEQLEQLLLQVPGVDSACVVGIPDPRLGQMIAAAYTGWASRTDILEALDDLPRWQIPREIIRIAEMPLTGPGKVDRRGVAGLFKN from the coding sequence GTGACTCATATCCTCGCCCCACTCCCAGTCGATCCCCGCAATCCCGCAGCTATTTTGGATGAGCTCGAGAAAGCCATCGCTGGGCAGACCACGCTCTTGCCCCTTCCCGCAGCGGACCGCACGCGGGCGGAATTGCTGCGCAACCACATGCGCGCGAGCGAATCGATTGCTGAGGACATTGCTTTGGTGGTGGTTACCTCGGGTTCCACGGGCACACCGAAAGGTGCGCAGCTAAGCCCGCTTAACCTGGTGGCGAGTGCGGATGCCACCCATTCTTTCCTGGGTGGACCCGGCCAATGGCTACTGGCCATGCCCGCCCACCACATCGCGGGCATCCAGGTGCTCGTGCGCTCGTTGGTGGCGGGGGTGGAGCCACTGTGCCTCGACCTGTCTCAAGGCTTTAACATCACCGAGTTCGCCCGCGCAGCAGAAGAGCTCGCTCACACCGAGGACCGCATGTACACCGCGCTCACGCCAATGCAGCTGCACAAGGCACTCGATTCGCTGGACGGCATCCAGGCACTGCGCCGTTTCAACTCCATCCTGGTGGGTGGAGCAGCGCCGCATCCCCAGCTGTTGGAATCTGCGCGCAAGCTCGACATCACCGTGGTAACCACCTATGGCTCCTCGGAGACTGCGGGCGGTTGCGTCTACAACGGCACTCCCCTGCCCGGCACCGAGGTGCGCATCGGGGACGATAACCGCATTTTCCTGGGCGGGCCGACCATTGCGCAGGGCTACCGCAATGTGGAATCGCGCGACTTCGTCGATGGCTGGTTCGCCACTTCCGACGCCGGAGAGCTCGACGCCCACGGTCAGCTCACCGTCACTGGACGTCTGGACAACATCATCAATTCGGGCGGCCTGAAGTTGCACCCAGAACAGCTGGAACAGCTCTTGTTGCAGGTTCCGGGCGTCGACAGTGCATGCGTGGTGGGCATCCCTGATCCGCGTCTTGGTCAGATGATCGCCGCAGCTTACACCGGCTGGGCTTCGCGCACCGACATCCTCGAAGCGCTCGATGACCTGCCTCGGTGGCAGATTCCGCGCGAGATTATCCGCATTGCTGAGATGCCGCTGACCGGCCCCGGCAAGGTGGACCGTCGTGGTGTCGCAGGGCTCTTTAAGAACTGA
- a CDS encoding metal ABC transporter substrate-binding protein, giving the protein MSSNHSTPRRPLQRILAGTCALALGASLAACSASKESTDAAKPKDGDTVKAVATTTQICDYLTQIAAGGVKLHKVDSQGAETTSGEGPVTLDLTCLLAPNASAHEHEMTPQQMQALSQADYMFVNGVDLEHFLDQAVDSSGFHGVMAVTSGVKSEGMSDGNGKYTIDEGIEHVSPRPWPFPGEDGEAPEFKYDPHVWTSPKQAKIQVDNIVNTLSQASPQAKDAFTAAGKKYTDQLEDLDKWASDSMSAVPEQDRVLFSSHDAFGYFSNEYGVKFIGSALSDFNHQQDATSSHIDEQVKKVRESGAKAIFAENSNNSKSIEAIARAAGVKAVTSDDALYGDSLGVPGSEGETYIGSIVHNINTLVSAWDSKQQPLPESLQEFDFAKRK; this is encoded by the coding sequence ATGAGCTCAAATCACAGCACCCCACGCCGGCCCCTACAGCGCATTCTCGCAGGCACCTGCGCCCTAGCACTCGGCGCCAGCCTCGCCGCTTGCAGCGCCTCGAAAGAATCCACCGACGCCGCAAAACCGAAGGACGGCGACACCGTCAAGGCCGTGGCCACGACTACCCAGATCTGCGACTACCTCACCCAGATAGCCGCCGGCGGCGTCAAGCTCCACAAGGTCGACTCCCAAGGTGCAGAGACCACCTCCGGCGAGGGCCCAGTGACCCTCGACCTCACCTGTTTGCTCGCCCCCAACGCCAGCGCCCACGAGCACGAGATGACCCCACAGCAGATGCAGGCGCTCTCCCAGGCCGACTACATGTTCGTCAACGGAGTCGACCTCGAGCACTTCCTCGACCAAGCCGTGGACTCCTCCGGCTTCCACGGCGTCATGGCCGTGACCTCGGGCGTCAAGAGCGAAGGCATGAGCGATGGCAACGGCAAGTACACCATCGACGAGGGCATCGAACACGTGAGCCCGCGCCCGTGGCCTTTCCCGGGGGAGGACGGCGAGGCCCCAGAATTCAAGTACGACCCGCACGTGTGGACCTCCCCGAAGCAGGCCAAGATTCAGGTCGACAACATCGTCAACACGTTGTCCCAGGCCTCCCCGCAGGCCAAGGACGCCTTCACCGCCGCCGGCAAGAAGTACACCGACCAGCTGGAGGACCTCGACAAGTGGGCCAGCGATTCCATGTCCGCAGTTCCTGAGCAAGACCGCGTGCTCTTCTCTTCCCACGACGCCTTCGGCTACTTCTCTAACGAGTATGGCGTGAAATTCATCGGCTCCGCACTGTCTGACTTCAACCACCAGCAGGACGCCACCTCGAGCCACATCGATGAGCAGGTAAAGAAGGTCCGCGAGTCCGGCGCCAAGGCCATCTTTGCGGAGAATTCCAACAACTCGAAGTCCATCGAGGCCATCGCCCGCGCCGCAGGCGTCAAGGCGGTTACATCCGACGACGCTTTGTACGGCGACTCGCTAGGTGTGCCAGGCAGTGAGGGCGAGACCTACATCGGATCCATCGTCCACAACATCAACACCCTGGTCAGCGCCTGGGACTCCAAGCAGCAACCGTTGCCAGAATCGCTGCAGGAATTCGACTTCGCCAAGCGCAAGTAG
- the ccsB gene encoding c-type cytochrome biogenesis protein CcsB, translating to MLIDQNLSNFSDIAVQTAFVIYAIALFLSLAYYGRMQSVIDARRAAAADRAQSKQKVAAGGSPYAPAADDAALADAAVADTTPVKDPSVLEEKAEKLGGMTQMLLWLGIVLHVVAIVLRGLATHRFPFGNLYEYVLMVTAGVLIVSNIAMQRKEWRTMWPWILTPILALMFYGSTKLYAESAPVVPALQSHWLPIHVTVVSLGASISVVSGIASLLTMLRVWQPKGAERGFAGVVGKPLPSAKKLDQLAYRLGIIALPTLGLGIVLGAIWAESAWGRFWGWDPKETVSFATWILYAAYLHARATPSWRKFSPWINIAATSLMVFNLFFINMVVSGLHSYAGLN from the coding sequence ATGCTGATTGATCAGAATCTGTCGAATTTTTCCGACATCGCCGTCCAAACGGCCTTCGTTATCTACGCCATCGCGCTGTTTCTCTCGCTGGCGTACTACGGCCGCATGCAGTCGGTCATCGATGCCCGCCGCGCAGCTGCAGCAGATCGCGCGCAGTCCAAGCAGAAGGTAGCGGCAGGCGGCAGCCCCTACGCACCAGCCGCTGATGACGCTGCGCTTGCCGACGCTGCCGTCGCCGACACCACCCCAGTCAAAGACCCCAGCGTCCTCGAGGAAAAGGCTGAAAAGCTCGGCGGCATGACGCAGATGCTGCTGTGGCTGGGCATTGTGCTCCACGTTGTGGCAATTGTGCTGCGTGGCCTAGCCACACACCGCTTCCCGTTTGGCAACCTGTATGAGTACGTGCTGATGGTGACCGCTGGCGTGCTCATCGTGTCCAACATCGCGATGCAGCGCAAGGAATGGCGCACGATGTGGCCGTGGATCCTCACTCCGATTTTGGCGCTGATGTTCTACGGTTCCACCAAGCTGTATGCGGAATCCGCTCCGGTTGTCCCGGCGCTGCAGTCGCACTGGCTGCCAATCCACGTCACTGTGGTTTCCCTGGGTGCTTCCATCAGCGTGGTTTCCGGTATCGCGTCTTTGCTGACTATGTTGCGTGTCTGGCAGCCGAAGGGTGCTGAGCGTGGTTTCGCTGGTGTCGTGGGCAAGCCGCTGCCTTCGGCGAAGAAGCTGGATCAGCTTGCTTACCGCCTCGGCATCATCGCACTGCCGACCCTGGGCCTAGGCATCGTGCTCGGCGCCATCTGGGCGGAGTCTGCCTGGGGACGCTTCTGGGGTTGGGACCCGAAGGAGACCGTCTCCTTCGCTACCTGGATTCTTTATGCGGCTTACCTCCACGCTCGTGCGACGCCGTCCTGGCGCAAGTTCTCGCCGTGGATCAACATTGCCGCGACCTCCTTGATGGTCTTCAACCTGTTCTTCATCAACATGGTTGTTTCCGGTTTGCACTCTTACGCGGGGTTGAACTAG
- a CDS encoding 1,4-dihydroxy-2-naphthoate polyprenyltransferase, whose translation MSLSAYPATAKDWFQGARPHTWANAFAPVIAGTGAAAAADGAHWGRAFLALIVAWALIIGVNYANDYSDGIRGTDDDRTGPQRLTGGGLAKPQHVKYAAFASFAVAAMAGIALSLVANAAWFILVGALCIAGAWFYTGGKNPYGYRGLGEVAIFIFFGLVAVLGTQFTQAGHITLTGLALAVGIGGMSSAVNLANNIRDIPSDSESGKITLAVRLGDKKSRNLFMWLLLIPVLLTIVIAFDSWLALAALVYFPFALQAVRTVNRGARGPQLIPVLGITGRAMLVWALVSAIALFLV comes from the coding sequence ATGTCACTTTCTGCCTATCCCGCAACTGCCAAAGACTGGTTCCAAGGCGCTCGCCCGCATACATGGGCAAATGCTTTCGCCCCAGTCATCGCTGGTACTGGCGCCGCCGCGGCTGCCGACGGCGCGCACTGGGGCCGCGCCTTTCTCGCACTCATTGTGGCGTGGGCGCTCATCATCGGCGTCAATTACGCCAATGACTACTCCGACGGCATCCGCGGCACCGACGACGACCGCACCGGCCCGCAGCGTCTAACCGGCGGTGGGCTGGCGAAGCCGCAGCACGTGAAGTACGCGGCCTTTGCTTCGTTCGCAGTTGCTGCCATGGCTGGCATTGCGTTGTCTTTGGTAGCGAACGCCGCGTGGTTCATCTTGGTAGGCGCGCTTTGTATTGCTGGCGCATGGTTTTATACCGGCGGCAAGAATCCGTACGGTTACCGTGGCCTCGGTGAGGTCGCTATCTTCATCTTCTTCGGATTGGTGGCGGTACTGGGTACCCAGTTCACACAGGCAGGCCACATCACGCTGACGGGTCTTGCGCTCGCAGTGGGCATTGGTGGAATGAGCTCTGCGGTGAACTTGGCGAACAATATTCGTGACATTCCTTCGGATAGTGAGTCCGGAAAAATCACGCTGGCAGTGCGCCTGGGTGACAAGAAATCACGCAACCTGTTCATGTGGCTGCTGCTCATCCCGGTTTTGCTGACCATTGTCATCGCATTCGATTCCTGGCTGGCGCTCGCGGCGTTGGTCTACTTCCCGTTCGCACTACAGGCGGTGCGCACCGTCAACCGCGGCGCCCGCGGCCCCCAGCTCATCCCGGTGCTCGGCATCACTGGCCGCGCAATGCTGGTGTGGGCGCTGGTCAGCGCGATTGCGCTTTTTCTTGTTTAA
- a CDS encoding cytochrome c biogenesis CcdA family protein: MDFTDTALNVESVITSGPFALGFLLAMAAGLVSFASPCVVPLVPGYISYLASVVGGEVSYDAEYGIGVGKRKQWAVVLAAALFVLGFTVVFVLATVSVFGAISALTLNADVLMRIGGIITILMGVVFMGVVPVLQKDTRMAPRRWTTWLGAPLLGGVFALGWTPCLGPTLTAIISVSVGTEGMTAVRGTFLIIGYCLGLGLPFLLVALGSARAMRTISWMRQHSRTIQIIGGIAMILVGLALATGLWGNFISFIRQWTFEYGATLI, from the coding sequence ATGGACTTTACGGATACGGCGCTCAACGTCGAATCGGTCATCACTAGCGGTCCTTTCGCCCTAGGTTTTCTCCTCGCCATGGCCGCTGGTTTGGTCAGCTTTGCCAGTCCGTGCGTGGTCCCGCTCGTCCCCGGCTATATCTCTTACCTGGCCAGTGTGGTTGGCGGTGAGGTTAGTTATGACGCGGAGTATGGCATCGGCGTCGGCAAGCGCAAGCAATGGGCCGTAGTACTTGCCGCGGCGCTGTTTGTGCTGGGCTTTACCGTGGTATTCGTACTGGCGACGGTCTCTGTTTTCGGTGCGATTTCCGCGCTGACGCTCAACGCTGATGTGCTCATGCGGATAGGCGGCATCATCACCATCCTCATGGGCGTTGTGTTCATGGGCGTGGTGCCGGTGCTGCAGAAAGATACCCGCATGGCGCCGCGACGCTGGACCACGTGGTTGGGTGCGCCGCTGCTTGGCGGCGTCTTTGCGCTTGGTTGGACGCCGTGCCTAGGCCCGACGCTCACGGCGATTATCTCTGTCTCCGTTGGCACTGAAGGCATGACCGCGGTCCGCGGAACGTTCCTTATCATCGGCTATTGCTTGGGGCTGGGGCTGCCTTTCCTGCTCGTTGCGCTGGGCTCAGCCCGTGCCATGCGCACAATCTCTTGGATGCGGCAACACTCTCGCACCATCCAGATCATCGGTGGTATCGCCATGATTCTGGTGGGCCTCGCACTGGCTACCGGCTTGTGGGGCAACTTCATCAGCTTCATCCGCCAGTGGACGTTTGAATACGGCGCGACCCTAATTTAA
- a CDS encoding cytochrome c biogenesis protein ResB encodes MKLIIRYLRKAWHWLTSMRTALALLFLLALAAIPGSLLPQRDLNEANVKDFISSHGKVAEIYDKLQLFDVFSSIWFQAIFMLLMVSLVGCIIPRSWEHYKAWKTPPTRAPKYLEKMPLHAEGHSEHSPEEIKARVTKLLKKWRVAESGPEEDRQGLQSFSAERGYARELCNLIFHIALVAILVTVAAGRLSNYEGQVIVVTESGSQDGETKLDQSTEFCNTSTSNYDSFRAGSLFDGTGLHPFCFVAHDFTADYLDNGQAEMFRSNVSYAEGDDIYSDPSTWQDYALSVNHPLRLSHNRVYLQGHGYAPTVTVEWPNGEKRTQTIQFRPDDMVRFLSSGVMRFDPPAGMYPDLFERRQNQLAIQGLFAPTAQWSGENGQLLTSAYPGLTDPALAIDIYRGDAGLDTGTAQSIFDLDSSLVHSGQLQKIDRVNLSQNESVTLDDGTKVTFNGASQYANYQISYDPFQKWVLVSALLMLVSLVGSLVIKRRRVWVRISPAADGGTDIQMAGLARTDRAGWSEEFYALYRELLDLPDPDEVEEDEIWVDD; translated from the coding sequence ATGAAACTTATCATTCGCTATCTGCGCAAGGCATGGCATTGGCTAACCAGCATGCGCACCGCACTGGCGTTGCTGTTCTTGCTCGCCCTGGCTGCGATCCCGGGCTCGCTGCTTCCACAGCGCGATCTCAACGAGGCTAACGTCAAGGACTTCATCAGCTCCCACGGCAAGGTTGCGGAAATCTACGACAAACTGCAGCTTTTCGACGTCTTTTCTTCCATCTGGTTCCAGGCCATCTTCATGCTGCTGATGGTCTCCCTCGTGGGCTGCATCATCCCGCGTTCTTGGGAGCACTACAAAGCCTGGAAAACCCCGCCTACCCGTGCTCCGAAGTACCTGGAAAAGATGCCGCTTCACGCCGAAGGCCATTCGGAGCATTCGCCGGAGGAAATCAAAGCTCGAGTAACCAAGCTACTGAAGAAGTGGCGCGTTGCTGAATCAGGCCCGGAAGAAGACCGCCAGGGGCTGCAGTCTTTCTCCGCTGAGCGCGGCTATGCCCGCGAGCTGTGCAACCTGATTTTCCATATTGCCTTGGTGGCCATCTTGGTCACCGTTGCCGCCGGCCGCCTGTCTAACTACGAGGGCCAAGTCATCGTGGTCACTGAGTCCGGCTCCCAGGATGGGGAGACCAAGCTGGATCAGTCCACCGAGTTCTGCAATACCTCGACCTCGAACTATGACTCCTTCCGCGCTGGCTCGCTTTTCGACGGCACGGGCCTGCACCCGTTCTGCTTCGTAGCCCACGACTTCACCGCGGATTACCTGGATAACGGCCAGGCGGAGATGTTTAGATCGAACGTTTCTTATGCGGAAGGCGATGACATCTACTCCGACCCTTCCACCTGGCAGGATTACGCGCTCAGCGTCAACCACCCGCTGCGCCTTTCCCATAACCGCGTCTACTTGCAGGGCCACGGCTACGCGCCGACCGTGACGGTGGAGTGGCCAAACGGCGAGAAGCGTACCCAGACCATCCAGTTCCGCCCCGATGACATGGTTCGCTTCCTGTCTTCCGGCGTCATGCGTTTCGACCCGCCGGCTGGCATGTACCCGGATCTCTTTGAGCGTCGCCAGAATCAGCTCGCCATCCAGGGCCTTTTCGCGCCGACCGCACAGTGGTCCGGGGAGAACGGTCAGCTGCTGACCTCCGCGTACCCAGGGCTTACGGATCCTGCCTTGGCAATCGATATCTACCGCGGCGATGCCGGCCTCGATACCGGCACTGCGCAGTCCATCTTCGATCTGGATTCCTCCCTGGTGCACTCGGGCCAGCTGCAGAAGATTGACCGCGTGAATCTCTCGCAGAACGAATCCGTGACGCTGGACGATGGCACGAAGGTCACCTTCAACGGTGCCTCCCAGTATGCGAATTACCAGATTTCTTATGACCCATTCCAAAAGTGGGTCTTGGTCTCGGCACTTCTGATGCTGGTTTCCCTGGTCGGTTCGCTAGTTATCAAGCGCCGCCGCGTGTGGGTGCGCATCAGCCCGGCCGCGGATGGAGGAACCGACATCCAGATGGCGGGTCTTGCCCGCACCGACCGCGCCGGTTGGTCCGAGGAGTTCTACGCGCTCTATCGCGAGCTTTTGGATCTGCCTGACCCGGACGAAGTAGAAGAGGATGAGATCTGGGTGGATGATTAA